ATTACTCATCAATGCGCAATGTGCTGGCACAGAAACATTTAATCGCTTTGCAATTCGCGCCCCACGTTTTTGTGCCGCCGTCACAATCGCATCCAACGCATCATTATGTCCACTGACAACAAATTGATCACGTGCATTATGATTTGAAATTTGGGCATATCCAATTCCTGCGGCATCTACCATACACTGTTCGATTATATCTTTGGTCAACCCCACAATAGCTGCCATACCACCGGCCCCCGCAACATTTTGCATATATGTTGCACGTGCCGCCAACATATTAACCGCATCGTCCATTTTCATACTGCCCACGCAATGCAACGCGGAATACTGTCCCATAGAATGTCCCGCCATGGCATATCCAATTACCCACAACGGCATACCAAATTCAGTTTCAATCACATTGGCAATTGCAACCGAATGCGCGAACGTAGCCAATGATGTATTTTCTGGTTTATTTAATTCAGCCTGCGACCCTTCAAAACATATTTTTGACATATCACGTTTTGAAATATCTGACACCTGTTCAAATACATGCCACGCCGCAGGAAAATCGCGACACAAATCTGCGCCCATACCAACGTATTGCGCACCTTGACCGGGAAAAACAAAAATTATTTTTTCTGACATACCATTATAAAATTAACACAAAACACATTATTGTCAAATAAATTAAAATACAAAATCCAACGCCCCTTGCTTGGTAAAAAATAAAAGATAATGGTATAGATATGGACAGTACCGTCCCCGCAGTGTACAAACGCTACATAAGGGGACGGCACCGTTCATAGATATGCCATTAGATTTTATTGAAAATAAATTAGAATGTGCCAGATGCACGTAGTGGGTGTGGCGTAGTGTACAAGTCGCTACATGAGCCACACCCACCGCGTGCAGATGGACCGTTATAATTTATTTATATTTTTTAGAATAAGATATTTATCTTGAATCCTACCTGTGCATCATCTGACTCAAACTCATAGTCAACATGCCCCACATACTGTGTACGGCCATACTGACGCACCAATTTCATATGTAACCATTCCTGGTCATAGTCTTTACCGGTTTGAATATCTTTGTGCGTTGCCTTGCGAATGGTCAGACCTGCCCCAATTCGCCAGTCGGGCGCAATACGGAAATATGATTCTGGTGTAAAATCTAATAATGCCATACCACGTTCATCATCAAACACCCACGTTGACTTAACGGTTGCGGCCAATGTCATACCCGCCCATTGACGTCCCATACGCAAACCAACATAATATGTTGAATCCGCATAGTCCGGGGTACGGACGCGATGACTGCCCCCGAATTTAAATCCAAACAAAACATCTGATATTATATGCGAATCATTATCATCGGCATTACCCATACGATAAACACCACCTAAATCGATGGCGGCAAATCCATCTTCGGGCCCATTAAAGTCATGCTGATAACGAACATTTGCGCCAATTGCCAATCGATTATTCATCCCATACGACAACGATTGGCCAACACCCAAAATATGATCCCAGTATGAAATCGATGATGTTGATAAAATTTCTTCTATACCCTGTAAAAACAGCGGATCAGACGTATCAGTTGCCAAATCATTCGCACGCGCGAACGACGGTGTGGCCATTATACCCAACAAACCCAAAATCGATAAAAATTTACGCATAAACTCTCTCCCTGTACCCAATATAAACTTTGCCCCCAGATACCCGGGGGCATATTAATTTAATAACCCTAGAACTGGAACATTACCTGCAAACCAATTTTTGTTTCGGCATAATTATCCAATTCAACTGTACCAATCTTGGTCAAAGAATCTAAATTAAATTCTGTACCATCTGGTGCCTGGGCTGTTATACCATTTTCCATCCAGTACAAATCTAAATCCTTGCCATCTGCACTGTCATAGAACGCAACCTTGGCATACAGGTTCAACGCGAACCAATCATTTGGCTGCCATCCGATTGCCCCTTTGATATTACCCTGGTTGTGCCAATCATAGTCACCAAAGATTGCCTCTACATTCAGTGTCCAATCTTCATTCAGCACACTAAACACACCCAGTCCACCTTCGACATACATCACACTGCTGTCACCAACCTGGTATGGAATATATGTCATTACCATATTTCCATTTTCATCTGTGCCTTCGACCCCATTACCATATGAATTACCATCCAGGTCAACATACCAACCGCGCACCAAACCATAGATTGTGGACGAAGAAACCTTGTACCCACCTTTTAATTCAACCAGGAAATTATTTGCAACATCCTTTTGGTGCTGGAAATGCGCAGATGCCGTTGCAATCCATTCATTTGTATCAACAAAGCGCCACTGTCCACCAATACCAAACAGATTCAGACCATCATCATCCATTTTATCATCTGGCGAATTATCATCCCATTCAAATTTATATTCATTAATATCATATTGCGCCATAGCCAAAATTGCGATACGGTCTGTGATACCATAACTGAAATCTTCCTTAATGGAAAATCCAGTCATATCCCACTTAGCCCCCAGGCCATTTAGCACCACCTGATATTCATTTGCTTTTTCATTCCATACCGGCAAAGTCTGATTAATTTTAAAATCATACGAACTGCTGTTATAAGACAAATCTGTATGCGACCCGAACATTCCACCCAACGGCTGATAGAACGGATGTGCCAAGAAATACTTACGACGCATCTTATTGACAATTTTTTCAGAACGCGTTGTACGCTGTGTTGTTTTTGTCGCGCGCGCCGACGAAGAATTTGCCCCTTCATACTGTTTGTACAGCGCACTGCGATTTTGTGGTTTTGTATAATACAAATCCCCGGCATCCTTAGACTCATACGTTTTGGTCAACGTACGCGTCTGATATTTTTCATAGTTAATTTTTTCACGTGTACGTGTGGCCGGCGCACTTGATAAATCCGCACTAGACCCTGCACGCGTTCCCCAATTTGTGGCTGCATCTGCCGAAACCGCCCCCAATGCCACCAACAAACCAACAAAAACCGATAAAGATTTCTTCATAACAATAACTCCTTTTGTCAAAAATTATAACACAAATCCGCCCCATTACAAAGAACAAAAATCCCCGCAATCACGCGGGGACAACTTACCTGTCCAGATACCATTTAACCGTCTTGACAATCCCCGTATCAAATGTTTCATTCGCGCGCCACCCCAGTTCCTGTTCCAACTTGGCTGCATCAATTGCATATCTAAAATCATGCCCCGCGCGATCAGCGACAAATTCAATCTGTGATTCATACTTTTTGCCGTCTGTTCGTGGACGCAATTCATCCAGAATTGAACAGATGGTTTTAACAATCGTAATATTATTGCGTTCATTATGCCCACCAACATTGTACGTTTCACCCGCACGCCCATTGTGATAAATCAAATCAATCGCCCGACAATGATCCATCACATACAGCCAGTCCCGCACATTTTCCCCACGCCCATAAATCGGCAACGGCTTTCCCGCCAGCGCACACGAAATAATATGCGGAATTAATTTTTCATCATGTTGCTTTGGCCCATAGTTATTTGAACAATTCGATGTTGTTGTATTCAACCCATATGTATGATGATACGCCCGCACCAGGAAATCAGACGATGCCTTGGATGCAGAATACGGACTGTTCGGCGCATATGGCGTGTCTTCGCGAAATTCACCTGTTGCCCCCAGCGCACCATAAACTTCATCTGTGGAAATATGATGAAAACGCGCATCCGCATACCCTGGCTTAATGCGCCCCGGCGCATCCATCCAATGCCGTCGCGCCGCATCCAGCAAATTAAACGTTCCAATAATATTAGTATTTATAAACGCGCGCGGGCCCGTGATTGAATTGTCCACATGACTTTCCGCCGCAAAGTGAATCACACCACGCACATCGTTTTCACGGAATAATTTTTCAACCAAATCCGCATCACAAATATCCCCCTGAACGAATGAATAGTTCGACATATTTTCGCACGACCGCAGATTTTCTAAATTCCCCGCATATGTCAATTTATCCAGATTGATAATTTTATATTCTGGATATTTTTCACAAAAATATGGCACAAAGTTCGAACCGATAAACCCCGCCCCACCTGTAATTAAAATTGTTTTATGCATTTTTCCAGCCCCTTTTTCCAATGTTCAATTTCAACACCAAATATACTTTTAATCTTGTCTTTATCCAGCACACTATAAAACGGCCGCACCGCACGCGTTGAATATTGGTGGGATTTTATCGGATTTACCCGACACCCCAGTCCCGACATTTCCATAATTTCACAGGCGAAATCATACCACGAACACACGCCTTCGTTTGTAAAGTGATATATACCGGAATTTTCACGCGTCATCTGTGGAATAATTTTTACAATCGCATCCGCCAAATCCCCCGCATACGTCGGACTGCCAATCTGGTCTGCGACAACATTGATTGAATCTTTTTCTGCACCCAATCGCCGCATAGTCTTTACAAAGTTATTCCCATGCGTGCTGTACAGCCACGCCGTACGAATAACAACCACCACATCCGTATTTTCCAACGCGGCCAATTCCCCTGCCCGCTTGGTCCGCCCATATACCGACACCGGATTTGTTTCATCATCTGGCGCATATGGACAATGCCCCATGCCATCAAAAACATAGTCTGTGGAAACATGAATAATTTTTGCCCCCGTCTGGGCCAGGTTTCGCACCCCATCAACATTGATTTTTGTCGCCAATTCCACATCGTCTTCGGCCGCATCTACGGCGGTGTACGCCGCGCAGTTTATGATTACATCAATATTATTTTCGTGCACAAAATTACGCACCGCCACCGCATCTGTGATATCCAGCGCATCGCGCCCCACCGCAATTGCATCTGGCAAACGTGCAACTAATTCACGCCCCAATTGCCCATTACAGCCCGTAATCAGTTGCATCTTTTAATACCCCATGCTTTCTGTCTTTGTCCGACACAATGATTTTGTCCGCCGGTATTTTCCAGTCAATTCCAATATCCGGGTCATCAAACCGCACGCCAAATTCCGCACCCGGCGCATACAGATTATCACACTTATACGCAAATACCGCCACATCTGACAGCACCGAAAACCCATGTAAAAACCCACGCGGTATAAACAATTGCCGTTTGTTTTCGGCACTCAGTTCCACCGCCACATGCCGCCCAAATGTCGGCGAACCGGGCCGAATATCGACCGCCACATCCAGAACCACCCCCTGTAACACACGCACTAATTTTGCCTGGGCATGCACGCCCGTCTGACAATGCAGACCACGCACAACCCCATACGATGACATGGATTGATTATCCTGGACAAACACATTTGGAATACCGTTTGCCACAAATTCATCCGCGTTATATGTTTCCATAAAATATCCACGTGCATCCGCAAACACATGCGGTTCAACAATAACAACGCCATCAATTTCAGTCTTAATAAATTTCATGCTTTTCCCTATATACTTTTTCCAGATAATCCCGATATATTCCGGGCCGCAATGCATCTATTAATGCACGCATTTGCGCATCATCAATAAATCCCTGGGCATACGCGATTTCTTCGATGCACGCAATTTTCAACCCCTGACGCTTTTCAATAATCTGAACAAACTGTCCCGATTCCATCAGGCTGTCTGGCGTCCCCGCATCCAACCACGCATTACCCCGTCGCATTGGCACAACCGACATTCGCCCCTGGGACAGATAAATATTATTCAAATCTGTAATCTCGTATTCGCCACGTGCCGACGGATTCAGCCCACGCGCATATTCCACAACATCACTGGGATAAAAATACAGCCCCACCGACGCATAGTTTGATTTTGGATTTTTTGGTTTTTCTTCGATTGAAATGGCATTAAAATTTTCATCAAATTCCACCACACCGAATCGTTCTGGGTCGGACACATGATACGCAAAAATCGTTGCGCATCTGCCTGCATTTTCCCGCGCTATACGCACAAAATCCGGCAATTGTCCCCCCATATAGAATATATTATCCCCCAATATCAAACACACATCATCCGCGCCGATAAATTCCGCGCCAATGGTGAATGCCTGGGCAATACCGCGCGGCGCATCCTGCACCGCATATTGAATATTCATCCCCAGTTGCGCCCCATCATGAAATAATCGTTCAATATTCGGCGTGTCATTTGGCGTTGAAATAATCAACACATCGAGAATTCCAAACTGCATCAACGTTGACAACGGATAATAAATCATCGGCTTGTCATATACCGGCAACAACTGTTTAGATATCGTCTGTGTCATTGGATACAGGCGCGACCCACTGCCCCCAGCCAGAATAATTCCCTTCATACAAATCCCCTTTTGATAAAATCATACGACATAATTCCCGCCCCCGCACCAGGACACTATTCCTTAACCGACAGGTTGACATTTATATTTTTTGTCCTATAATTAAAGTAACAACAAACAAAGGGAAACAAATGACAAAGACTCGTACCATCAGTGAAATCTATGATATCGCCACTGCATTTATCACCGACCGCCAAACAACCGTTGATATATCAAACAGCAACGGCCACCTGATGTACAAATTTACGAAACGCGGCCTGGCCGAATACCCATACACATTGGTTATATCGGCTGAACGCGGCGCACCGGCCAAAATTCCAAACACTAATCAGACAAACAAAAAACCGGGGCGCGTCTATTTACAGTGCGGAACAATACTGGATGGTGAAACGGGCCCACGCACAGTTATTTCGGCCGAAACCAAATACAATGTTGGCCGTGCGATTGACAGTCGCCAACGCGAAATCGTTCAAACATTTACATATATGCTGTCCCCAAAATTCTTTCAATTGATGGACATGGCGAACAAACGCGCATTTGGCAACATAAAAACAACCAACAACACAACCCAGATGTTTAATCTGCTGTACCGCATTCAAAACGAAAACCAGAAATAAAAAATCCCGCGATTGCGGGATTAATTTTTAATCTTTTTTCTGCTGTCTTTGCGAATTATTATATGCACGATACTGATTCTGCAAACACGACCGCATAGAATCAATCATGGCTTGAAACTTACGCTTGTCCAAAGTTTGTGGTTTTTCCGCATCACTAACCCTGCAATATGCTTCAAATTCCTTCTTATCATTTGCACAATTATCAGAACCATTTATACGCTGACTTGCCAACTTACAAAAATCTTGAACCAGTTGTTTTTTCAATTCTGAACTAACATTATCGCCATTACCAGACATATTAACAATCATATTCAGATTATCTTCATAGCACTTTAATATTTCTGAATCTTGATAATAATTCAGACAATTTTTCACACCGGCCATATGAATATTTCTGTCATCCGATTTAAACGAAGACGATGACGAAGAAGAACCCGACGACGATGCGCCCTTGGCCTCCAGCCCGGTGGTCAAAACTGCCTTTTCTAATTGGGTCTTTAACCGTCGCAACATTGATTCCATCTGTTCATATTGGCGATACATCTGTTGCGTAATCAGTGTCGTTTTCATTGCGATAACATCACGCATTAATTCTTTGTCTGCACCGGTTGGATTTTCTGTTTCGCCAATATTATATGCGTGTGTGGAACACAGCGCCAATTCCGCCACAATTGCATCATTGTCATCATTTTCACAGCCATTATCGGCATACGCCGGCACACACACCACCAGCGCAACCAACAAACTATAAAAGATATTTTTTAATCTTTTCATTTATTTTTTTTCGTCTTTATCTACAATCTGTCCATCTTTACAAATCTGCTCACTTGACCAAACACGATTTTTTCCACACCAACATTCTTTTGTTTCACCATCAGCACTCAACCTAAAATCACCTTTGGCTTCTTTCTCACACCAATTTTGATACTCAATCCAGGTTTTATACTGCAACTCAAATGAAGATTCGTTTCCCGCATCATTCTTTCTTTGTTCATACTCAGATTGCAACAAAACTTCGCCATCAACATAAACACAATCACCTGTCAGCGTACAATATGTTGTATCATTCCATTGCAACCCGCAACCGTTGTTTACACTTTTAACATACTTGCCATAATCCGAAGTATCGACGCAATCCGCCTTGGACAATCCTGTACGTTTATTATCTGGATTCAACCCCGTTCCATCAATAAATTTAACCCAGCCTTTATACTTGGCGTCATATGCCAACTGTTCATTAGACACACAAACCTTTTTGGGCATTTTTTTGGACTGCACTGCGGTCAGCAAATTCTGATACCCCGTCGGTGTCAATGCACAATACTTTAACCTGTCTATTTTTGCATCCTCTGCGCCGGTTGAATATTTATTTGTTCCAACATAATCCGGTGCGTCTTGCAAGATGATACGTTCCAATGTATCCAGATCCAATGTTGCACCCTTTTTACTGCTGCGACGTCCAAATATTGCAATTGATTCCAATGCGGATGTCGCACACCCAACACGCACCAATCGATCGCCTTCGTAATTTTCATCCAGCCATTCACGCAACACTTCGTCATTGTCGCCCGCACCACCAATTAACTGAGTAACTGTACAGCGACTGTCATCCTGGGGCGGAACGGCCATATTAAGGGTACACTCCTGACCACCTTTGACTGTGCCATACTTAACCGAACGACCATTTTTACAATTATTATTGTTATAATACTGAACTTCGTGCTTTTCCTTTTCACCCGTACACAGGAATTTTCCCCACTGATTGCAGCCGCCACTTAACATCATAATAACATCGGACACATCCACACCAACCGCCAACGCCATTTCCAGAGCTTCGTATGCTTCATCCACAATTTCATCATACGGTTCAAAGAACGCATGTGCCTTTTCCTTGAACATTTTGACACGTTTTGGCCCGGCACAGTTATTACCGCGCGCATCACATTTCGCATATGTAAACGCCGTATCCATTGTCGCCTTTAATTTTTTCAGGGCAATTTCGGCATTTTCAATTTTCGACAGAATCTGACCCGAAATCTGTTTGCGCGCCAAAATATCTGCCTCAATCCCCTTTTCCGCCGCCGCGACCATATCGTCGGTCAACGCCCCATTCCCCGATGACACGGGTGCGGACACTTCTGGCTGTTTTGTGGCCTGTTCCATTGCAGCCGCTGTTAGCGCCTTTTGTTCATCCAGTGCCGCCTGCATCTGGGCCATTTGCTGGGCATTTTGCTGCTGCATTTCATACTGCATTTGTTGCATCTGTGCCTGCATTTGTTGTAATTGCGCATTACTTTGCGCGGCGGCCGCCTGGGCCGCCATCTGCTGGGCGGCGATTTCGGCCTGTTGCGCCTTGTTATTTGCGTTTGACACCAATTGCGCCGAAATAAATTCGATTAAATCATCGCCGTATTTTTTGCACGTTGCATTACTGTTCACGCACCCCGCCACAATCGGTCGTGCCAAATCCAATGTATTACACCCCACGCATTTTGGCTGGGCACAGCGCAAAATCAATGAATTACAGTTCCCAAAATCAGCCGTCGCGCCTGCACCACCGCCCGATGCCAACGTGCGACTGTTCATCATCTGATTCCAGTTATTATTATTTGTTGCACCTGAATTTCCGTTCCATGCGGTTAAATTACTGCCCGCGGTGGTTGCGATTTGCCCCTGCGCAAATGTTGGAATTGCGCACAAAGCCAGCAATAAAAATCGCTTGAACAACTTCATATTCTCTCTTGGCCTTAATTTTAACACAAAACCCAAATTTATAAAAGCAAAAAAATCCGCCACATGTCCCCCCCCCTTGCGACGGGATTAAAATAAATTAGAATGATTTAGATACAAGATGAACCCGCAACCGTAGTGTACAGAAGTTACATGAGGTTGCGGGTTCACTTGTAGATGAATTATTATAATTTATTTTACAGGATGTGTCGTTTGTTATTCGCATCCGGCGCCGACACAATCCCATCCTGTTCCATACGTTCCATAAACCCGGCGGCCTTGTTATAGCCAATCTGCAAACGACGCTGAATGTATGAAATGGTTGGCTTTTTATCGCGAATAACACATTCTTTGGCGCGTTCATACAGGTCTGCTTCTTTATCCGACGCGCCACCCCCCGGTATTGCGCCGGGCAATCCTGACATATCTGCCGCACCACCTTCGCCGGCTTCGTCCGTCACACCATCCACATATTCTGGCGCGCCCTGTGAACGCAGGAAATCCCCAATTTTTGTTAATTCATTATCATCAATAAACGCGCCGTGTATACGCACCGGCACACGCCCCGCTTCGCTAAACAGCATATCACCACACGCCAACAATTGTTCCGCACCACCTTCGCCCAGACATGTCACACTGTCGATACGACTGCGCGCCTGGAACGACACACGCGTTGGGAAATTCGCCTTGATAACACCGGTAATCGTCGTTGCGTCTGGTCTTTGCGTCGCCATCACCAGGTGGATACCCGCCGCACGCGCCTTTTGTGCGATACGCTGAACACAGGCCTCTACATCCTTGCGCGCCAGACTCATCAGGTCGGCCACCTCGTCAATAACAATGACGATGTATGGAATATCCGACAAATCAATTTCCTGGGTTTCGAATAACAGTTCCCCGGTTTCTGGATCTGTACCAACGGCGACTTGTTTTGTCATTTTTTCGCCCGCCGCGCGTTTTTCCGCCGCAATTTCATTATAACTTTCGATATTGCGCGCATTTAAAACCTGTAATTGTTTATAGCGTTCTTCCATTTCACGCACCGCCCATTTCAGTGCGTTAACCGCCGCCGCTGGGTCTAACTTTACAATCGGTGTAATCAGATGCGGAATATCATCCCAGAACCCAAAGTCTACCCCCTTAGGATCGATAATCATCAACTTGCACTTATCGGGCGTAAAGTGATAAACAATTGATGTAATAATCGACTGAACGAACACAGACTTACCAGAACCTGTGCGCCCTGCGATTAACATGTGCGGCATTTTCGCCAAATCAAAGTACATTGGATTACCGCCAATATTCACACCCAACGCCAGCGGGATTTTGTATTTAGTATCAACAAAAGTATCCGATTCCATCAAACTGCGATAACGCACAGTCTGACGCGTTACATTTACCATTTCGACCCCAATATAACTGGTACTGGGGATATGGGCGATACGAATATTTTCAGTCGCCATTGCGCGCGTCATATCTTTGACCGTTTTGGTAATATCTGCAATACGCATACCTGTATCAGGCTCAAATTCATACAGCGTTACAATCGGCCCCGGCTTAATTCCCATAACCCGACCAAACACCCCATATTCCGCAAAGTGCGTTTCCATATTCCGCGCATTTTGCTTTAATTCCGGCGTCACAGAACACTTGCTAAACAGCGATTTTTCCAGCAATTTTGGATCTGGCAACTGATATTGCGATGCCGCACGCACGCGTTTTGGCGTCACAACGGGCGCAACTGTCGCGGCCGCCACGGCTGCCTTTTTCGGTGCACGACGCGACAGCAATCCACGACGTTTTTTCTGTGGCACATCCTCTTCTTCTGCCACTTCTTCTGTGGTGTCTGTTGTATCATCTGGGCTGTCCAGCACTTCTGCGGCAACCGGCCCTGTTAAATGGAATGCTGCGCCAATCGCACGAATTGTGCGCCACGCAATACGCAACGCACCACGCACATGCGCCCACTTAATATGCAACAAACTGCCCCCCATCCACAGAAAGGCCGCAACACATAATATTCCGACGATTATAGATAAATTCCCCATAACCCGCCCCAGGTCATTTGCAACAATCGCACCAAAAATACCCCCAAACGCAGACGACGGCATAATCAATCCAAAACCGGCCGCCCCCACACACACCGCAATAAAACCACGCAGGAAATTATATTCAGGCATCCCTTCGCCCATCAGTGCGATCATACGCATAAATCCCCAACGTGCGACACACATGAACACAAACAACGCAGGTATTGCCCCAACGGCATAGCGCACAAAACCAACAACATGCCCCATTATGGACTGGTCACCAAATGTTCCAGCCACCCCAAATCCCGACAAATAAGGATTATAAAACAGTGTTGCCCACACCGCCCATGCGCCCAACACAAACACCAGCGCCCCAAAAATCCGCGCCAATAAACTTTTCAACATACCCGAAATACTATCGGGCAAAAAATTATTTGATTTCTTTCCTGCCATAACATTTGTATTTTATCACAAATTAAACAAAAAAACAGGCGATAAATTTTATCGCCTGTTCTTTTTTCTTAACGTGTCTTTGAATCTTTTTTCACCGCATACTTTTCCGGACTTACAAATGGGAAATAGAAATCCTTTAATACATTCGATGCATTTTTATACTTCATCTGTTTTAACGCATTTAACAAAACCTTTTGCGCTTCGCCCCGTTCCCAGTCAAACTGACTGTGCAACTTTGCCATATTCCACAGCACCTTATTATAAATCAAATATGCACTGTTATCACGTGGGGTTGGCATGAATGCATCAACCAAATCCATTCTTTCCAAACCATCTTTCACACGCGCATCATAGTCCGCATACTTTTTTGGGTTTGCTGCAACTGCACGCACCTCGGCCATGGCATCAATAATGCGCTTTTGTTCCACTTCATCCTTGGCATGCGACTTGCGTTTTTCCAAGAACAAGACAACCTCGTCAAAAAACTTTTGCAATGTTGCGTTATAATCAATCATTTTATTTTCCTTTTATGCCTGGCGCAATTATATCATAAATTTGCTATCTGGACAATCCTAAACGTTCCAGCATCTCACGCCCCTGTAAAACCTTGGCACGATTCTGGGCACGCGTGGCCATACCCGCATTATAGCCCTGCAAATCAAATTTATTGCCACCCAGTGGTACAATCTTGGATTCCGAAAATTCGTTATAGGCACGACGCACCTTCTGCTTGCGATTTTTGCTTTTCGCATCACGCTGCGCATCCAACAAGCGACCAGAAATTGCAAAATATTCCTGAATCAATTTGTCATTACCGTTAACCTTATTACACAAATGACGCCACGCCAATTTTGCGCCCGCCAAATTAAACTCATATATAAATGTCACTTCAAACTCCTTTGGTTTAGTTCAACCGACTCACACCTATAAATATAGACAAATTTATACAAATGTCAATATTTGGACATAAAAAAGTTGAAAAGTCACACAATTAGGTATAACCTATATCGGAAAAACTAAAAAAATGGGGCAAACCAATGAAGATTCGCAATATTGCAATTATTGCACACGTTGACCACGGCAAAACAACCCTGGTTGACAATATGTTAAAACAGGCGGGCACATTCCGCGACAACGAACGCGTTGACGAACGCGTAATGGACAGTGGTGATATCGAACGCGAACGCGGCATTACAATTTCCGCCAAACCCACATCAATCCAGTGGGGCGAATATAAAATTAACATTGTTGACACACCGGGCCACGCGGACTTTGGTGGCGAAGTTGAACGTATTTTATCCATGGTTGACGGCGTCGTACTGCTGGTCGACAGTGCCGAAGGTCCAATGCCCCAAACAAAATTTGTATTATCCAAGGCCTTGAAACTGGGCCTGCGTCCA
The genomic region above belongs to Alphaproteobacteria bacterium and contains:
- the rfbA gene encoding glucose-1-phosphate thymidylyltransferase RfbA — protein: MKGIILAGGSGSRLYPMTQTISKQLLPVYDKPMIYYPLSTLMQFGILDVLIISTPNDTPNIERLFHDGAQLGMNIQYAVQDAPRGIAQAFTIGAEFIGADDVCLILGDNIFYMGGQLPDFVRIARENAGRCATIFAYHVSDPERFGVVEFDENFNAISIEEKPKNPKSNYASVGLYFYPSDVVEYARGLNPSARGEYEITDLNNIYLSQGRMSVVPMRRGNAWLDAGTPDSLMESGQFVQIIEKRQGLKIACIEEIAYAQGFIDDAQMRALIDALRPGIYRDYLEKVYREKHEIY
- a CDS encoding DUF87 domain-containing protein, which encodes MAGKKSNNFLPDSISGMLKSLLARIFGALVFVLGAWAVWATLFYNPYLSGFGVAGTFGDQSIMGHVVGFVRYAVGAIPALFVFMCVARWGFMRMIALMGEGMPEYNFLRGFIAVCVGAAGFGLIMPSSAFGGIFGAIVANDLGRVMGNLSIIVGILCVAAFLWMGGSLLHIKWAHVRGALRIAWRTIRAIGAAFHLTGPVAAEVLDSPDDTTDTTEEVAEEEDVPQKKRRGLLSRRAPKKAAVAAATVAPVVTPKRVRAASQYQLPDPKLLEKSLFSKCSVTPELKQNARNMETHFAEYGVFGRVMGIKPGPIVTLYEFEPDTGMRIADITKTVKDMTRAMATENIRIAHIPSTSYIGVEMVNVTRQTVRYRSLMESDTFVDTKYKIPLALGVNIGGNPMYFDLAKMPHMLIAGRTGSGKSVFVQSIITSIVYHFTPDKCKLMIIDPKGVDFGFWDDIPHLITPIVKLDPAAAVNALKWAVREMEERYKQLQVLNARNIESYNEIAAEKRAAGEKMTKQVAVGTDPETGELLFETQEIDLSDIPYIVIVIDEVADLMSLARKDVEACVQRIAQKARAAGIHLVMATQRPDATTITGVIKANFPTRVSFQARSRIDSVTCLGEGGAEQLLACGDMLFSEAGRVPVRIHGAFIDDNELTKIGDFLRSQGAPEYVDGVTDEAGEGGAADMSGLPGAIPGGGASDKEADLYERAKECVIRDKKPTISYIQRRLQIGYNKAAGFMERMEQDGIVSAPDANNKRHIL
- the rfbC gene encoding dTDP-4-dehydrorhamnose 3,5-epimerase, encoding MKFIKTEIDGVVIVEPHVFADARGYFMETYNADEFVANGIPNVFVQDNQSMSSYGVVRGLHCQTGVHAQAKLVRVLQGVVLDVAVDIRPGSPTFGRHVAVELSAENKRQLFIPRGFLHGFSVLSDVAVFAYKCDNLYAPGAEFGVRFDDPDIGIDWKIPADKIIVSDKDRKHGVLKDATDYGL
- the rfbB gene encoding dTDP-glucose 4,6-dehydratase, encoding MHKTILITGGAGFIGSNFVPYFCEKYPEYKIINLDKLTYAGNLENLRSCENMSNYSFVQGDICDADLVEKLFRENDVRGVIHFAAESHVDNSITGPRAFINTNIIGTFNLLDAARRHWMDAPGRIKPGYADARFHHISTDEVYGALGATGEFREDTPYAPNSPYSASKASSDFLVRAYHHTYGLNTTTSNCSNNYGPKQHDEKLIPHIISCALAGKPLPIYGRGENVRDWLYVMDHCRAIDLIYHNGRAGETYNVGGHNERNNITIVKTICSILDELRPRTDGKKYESQIEFVADRAGHDFRYAIDAAKLEQELGWRANETFDTGIVKTVKWYLDR
- a CDS encoding ACP S-malonyltransferase — translated: MSEKIIFVFPGQGAQYVGMGADLCRDFPAAWHVFEQVSDISKRDMSKICFEGSQAELNKPENTSLATFAHSVAIANVIETEFGMPLWVIGYAMAGHSMGQYSALHCVGSMKMDDAVNMLAARATYMQNVAGAGGMAAIVGLTKDIIEQCMVDAAGIGYAQISNHNARDQFVVSGHNDALDAIVTAAQKRGARIAKRLNVSVPAHCALMSNAEKLLRARMEKIQFDAPKTNWYSNQTAQFMSNPCDVRDALCNQMTHGVRWLDIMETFPAYNITRAYELGPGRTLTGLIKRANVGCAPRQTDVSGNVRAVLREIGDIMVKGR
- the rfbD gene encoding dTDP-4-dehydrorhamnose reductase codes for the protein MQLITGCNGQLGRELVARLPDAIAVGRDALDITDAVAVRNFVHENNIDVIINCAAYTAVDAAEDDVELATKINVDGVRNLAQTGAKIIHVSTDYVFDGMGHCPYAPDDETNPVSVYGRTKRAGELAALENTDVVVVIRTAWLYSTHGNNFVKTMRRLGAEKDSINVVADQIGSPTYAGDLADAIVKIIPQMTRENSGIYHFTNEGVCSWYDFACEIMEMSGLGCRVNPIKSHQYSTRAVRPFYSVLDKDKIKSIFGVEIEHWKKGLEKCIKQF